acatgtttgatttgtttggcaTAGTTTTTCTACCTGATGCCCTTCCTGGTGCAACCAACACATTTTTATCCATGTTCGGGCCAGGCAGTGGTGGGAATCCAACACCGACTGCATGTAGCACTAAACTGTCAGTGCAAATATACATGTAATAATCCTAAAAACAAGAAGTCATGGATAAAAATAGAGAGGATAGAAATACCTTATTGACCGTGACACACTTTTCAAGTGCAATTAgttgtgtttaagtgtgtttccGAGTTCTAATCTGGAGCAGGTGCTGGTGAATGATTTTCTAAAATCAGCTGCTTTGCCTTTACAAGCAGATTACCACTGGCACTCTCATTAATGATTTATTCACTGAATTCAACATGTTCTGGATTTATCTTCACGGAGACTCGTCAATCTCAGGCTGTGTTCAGAAGCCCTTGAgagttccccccaccccctccaccccacgcCCCCGTACTGTACATGAAAGAAGAGGTTGTGTTTAACGTACAGCATGTGCATTTTACGTTTTCATGAAGTACTGTTGTGTGTGAAACATGTATGCCAGTCCCCCTTGACCCTCTTGAGGTCTTAACGTGGTCTGTGCTGATAGGCCTGTGGAGGGCCAGGGGTTATCAGGAGTAAATGGAAGCCACTCAAGAGGCTCAGATTTAGGTCTGCAGCCATGTTACAACTCAACCCAACACATACACATAAAATGTTGTAGGATCGAGTAAGAGAAAGTGAAACTTGATTTACCGCAACAGCAACGTGGACAAAGGGAGTCTTTCGGCTTTCAGGAAACTGGCTTGACAGTTTCAGCTGCATGCAGAACTGGATTCCCAATTACAAAAATTCCTATCACAAAGGAGTGATAAAGATGAGGCTTTTTTTCTGCACGTTTCTGATCGCAGACACTTTTCGAGCAGAATGTCACGAGTGACCACCGTAAAAATCTGCCACTGTTGTCAATAATGCAGCACTTGCAGTATAGGACATTTTTCTGTCAATTCTTTTTCAGGGAATTAAATGTAAACTTCCACAAACACGCTGTACACAACAACATCtatgtatataaatatgtaCACACTATattgtatgtgtatatgtatatattgtaAATACTTAGTGCTATTGATGTTTGCAGCTTATCATTGTTATTGGGCGGCAAAacataatgtgtttttgtttccttatTCTCAGCTAAAAAGACGGCCAAAATATAAGCCTCTCAGTATGATACAAACAGCACAACAACAATATGAGTCGAGTAAATAGCACGTAGTCTACCATAACAGAGCAATATTGTCTCTCGGATGGGACAATGTGAACAATACAAAAGAGCAAGTGGCATCGTTTGCAAAAATAGCACTTCAGTGGCAGTTTAGTAACGTTGGGTGACTACAACTTGGTCTACGTTGCCCCCTGGCGTCTGCAAAGTGAACCACACGGGGTGTTGGCATGAGGGCTCGATCGAGCATTCTGACCTGTCAAATCCAAAATATTTCACCTTCTGGTCAAATTTTgagtttgtgctttttttctttcgtttttATAAATTTGGTAAATTACCTTTTTTAGTTAGATGGCCATCAGTATGAATATCACATTACTCATTGCGGGTATACAGGTATTCCATGTTCTAAATTTATACCTGATGAGAATGTTCTAGACGACATTATGTTGATCGGGATTTTGAGTGctacatatattttaaaaaatcaattatcTTTTGTTTCACTCTTGGTCAGAAACAAATCCATTGAACTCAAAATTGCAACAGCGTGGTTGGTAAATGGAGTAAATAGCTATCACAGTAGAAATtgtgtgttgatttttattCAAAAGTTACTGTCTCCAGACAAGTACAAATCAGAAAACAGAGTGACTGAAAGAGGATGGGAGAATAGTAGACAACTCAGGGTGTAGGCAAGAGTGCAGAACACAAAAtagccaaaaaagaaaaaaaattgaagatatATACACAATATCTAATAAGGATTTATACCAATGTAGTGGTAAGCAACAAATAAACAGTACATTTTCCTTAAAagaattttctttttacttaCATAAATTAATTAGGCAAAACACACATAGACTGCTCATCTACTTGATCACATTGATACATTTGACCATCTCATGTTTCATGTTCTAAGAAGCCAATTATCCACCCTTTAAACATGACCAATCTGCTGACATGGAAGATTAGAGTGAGAGAAGAAGCATGTTTAAGGCTTTAGCATGGAATGACTACAAAAACAAACTCAGTAGACAAAACAGTTCATTAAAAGTCATGTGTGACAAATATAAGTCAAAATCTAAGCTTTGTCTAGCTGCCACATCACTGCTGAATAGCTTGCGTTCAGTAATTTCTGAAAGACGACCTCCCGGTTATTAACATTTGAAGTCTCTTTGAAGTATTTTCGTGACAGGACTCGAGCGGAGAAACTCTTAAAGCTGAATTTCATTCGTTTTATCCAAACTAATTTACACGTTAGGAAAGAAGGTAAAAACCCGAAGACATTATCAagacaaaaggaagaaaagaaaatcaaaatgtaaaaaatacaaatctaaaAATCTTTCTCGCTGCATGGATTGACGTGTTCAATTTTTCAGTTTCTTAcacacttctttcatttgtGACTGAAggttaaaaataagaaaaacaaagcacatATATAAAAATCAGCACCAAttcatatgttgttgtttttttttatttaaaatgtagaGATACCCATTTTGACATGATGCTGCTAgattggaaagaaaacaaaacaaacaatttcattggaccaGGCTACTTGTGGTTCAAGGGAACAATTCTCTGGAGTGGTCCAAATCTTGGGGTAAGCGCCAAGACTTACGTACTACTGGACTGTGGGAAGCTTCACAGCATAAACAAGGATTGAGACTGATTCTACATGACATCTCACAATCTTAACCACCAGTGGTTATCAGGACCTCAAAGCGGGAAGATGAACTCAAGAGAGAGGAGGGCAATGAAAGTACAAGAACAGAAAGACCTCCATTCACTTGGCTAACACGGTACAGGCAAGCTACTACAGTCTGTTTATAAATTACTACATCACACCTGGTAACTTACTACAAATGTAAAATGggttagacaaaaaaaaaaaaaaacaacaacaacaaaaagctatGTTTCTTAAGTTATAACACACCAATCCATCCTCACTGGgagagaaatgaaaaaaaaaaagagggaaaatgCTATTATGGATTTTTATTCAGACATATATCGTCTTTGATAGGTTTGGAAGTGGCCTGTTTCACTATTCTGGAACAGGAAGATCTTAACCAAGATTATAAAAGTATATATTTGAAGTCCTCTCTGAGCAAGCAACACTGAGTGTGGGTCATCATTGGTCCACATGAAGTACaagccaaaactttttttttttaatttttgctttttcttacaGAAAACACACTTGTTTTCGCATCTAAAATTCTCTTTAAATACAAAGCTCCTCTTCTCGTATCCCAGTTTCAACATAATTTGGATATTAGTTTAAAACATAGACACTCCCAGGacctaaaaggaaaaaaaaattcactcagATGACACGTCCAAAATTTATGAAAGGCTTGacccgcacacacgcacacacagacacacacacaagtgcgcAATAGCGgctaaattattttaatttactttttaagaaaacctttattagtctcgcaatggaggaattccagattcacagcagcaaagtttgtACAATATGTTGCTGAATGTGCCAGAGAACACAAGAACATACTGTAGCTACAATTGGTAAGAGTGGCAAAAAGTAATCTGTGGCACAATGTTTCTCAacaaatttcaaatgaaaccCGTTTATGAGAAATGCGAGTGATGAATCATTTGGAGTGGACACAAGACACTCATGAACATTGTTCAGGGCTGAGCGTCTGCTGTCTGACCTGGATTTCAAGGCCAAGGTGAAAGGAATTTGGCTAGGGTGCACACAGCTCAGATGGCTGAACGCGTACAAAGACGGGTCATAAGCTTCATGTCAGCAAATCCAATGAACCATGGATGACACAGCCAAGTTTTATGTTTGAGCGGGGGGACACTTGGTTGTCAACATACAAACACCACACATGTAAGCAGCAACTCGGTCTTACCGACTCATCCATGATAGAGGCAGGGTCAAAGTAGTCCGGCTTTAGCTCAGACCTTTCACGTCGATTTTTAGATGGCGGCTAGATGAGAGGAGGAAAGGTGTGTTGAAAAGTGACTCAAGAGggaggggggttaaaaaaataatcagaggTCACTTAGGTCGGTTTACCCGTTTTAATATGAGAAATCGGTGGAATGACTTACTGTAGGTACTTGTGAAATCAACTTGACGTTTGGTATGCAGTTGAGACATATGTTTCCGATTACATTTAGTTCTGGTTTTACAGTCATCATGCATGGTTTTGTGGAGCGGGTGTAAATTGTCAACTAAATTGGTCATGATGTTGCAATGCACTGTCAACACAATGTTTCATTAAACAAGACACAGAGGCCCTTTTACACGCAGCCAAAACCAAGCTTTTGATGATTACAGTTCTTTTCTTTGTGCATTTGGAAACGACATTGAAAAATCAGCACAAGATGGTCTGTAATAGTTGTTGTAGGCCTAACAAATAAGTCTTCTCTGACTGACTGGAtcctcaaagtcaacaagagcTCTGAGGATTTTAGTAAACCTCACATGTCGTCTGGGTCAAAGAAAGATGTCTGTTGGAAGGAGCGGTGATGAAATAAATTGAATGGTTATGTTTGGGGAAACAACTGCCAAAGGAAAATGGGCAACTGTACGTTATTTTGGATCCTCAGATTTGAGTGCTAAAATGCGACATTAAAATTTAAGAGCACATGAGGATAAATTCAACCagatgggaaaaaaacccatacTTATATTGCCCAATCACCTCCATTGCAGTGACCTCAAAGACCCATTGCAGGCGCTTTGTGATGGTGCTGCAAATCAACAAAGTCTAGGAATGTAACAACAATTAAGACCATAACAGCTTCTTCATGCAATTATTTTCTCAACCATCTTCTTTCAAAAGTACCATTAAAAATTATGGATGTACAATATCCAAATGTCCTAATACCATACTATTGAGATATCGACCTCATGATACAATAATCACGATACTGTGGTGAggtttgtgatataaaaagagCTCACGTTACTGTATAAAAACTCacaatattgcttttttttttaagtgctcgatactatattgtgtttttgttcatcataaCAGCAGTGACTAAGAACGAGGCATGGCCAGTCATTTTATTCCTTTTGGCTCAGTGGCTTATCATGGTCTATAGTGAGTATAGATCATGGTCTATACTCAATATAGACCATGATTGGTCTATTCTTCACTCAGATGACATGCTGAGTTCTCCTGAAGCAAGCCAATGTTAGTCAGTATTTTGACGGAGATGCGTTGTTGCTTTTAAACTTGTAACATGACAATGATGATATTGTGGCAATTTTAATATTGAGCCTCACAAAAGCACAATGGAAATGCTACATTTGTGGCTCGATGTAATCTTTGCTACTCATAAATAAGGAGCGTGCAATAAATGATGAATGGTAAATGCTTCTCACCAGGTCGATGTCCATTGTATCAAAGTCCATGCCTTCATTCAGGTCATCCATACGACCCtcagatgacatcatcacatcCTCCACAATCGgctcttcatcttcctccatGAGGCCAGTGCCACGACGTCTGCGTGAATGTACCaatatgcatttattaaaaggtTTTGGGCTTTTTAGAGACATTATATCACCTCAACGTCACCGTCCCACTGGTTGAATATCTTACATAGCATGCTGCAAATTGGTCCTGAGCTTTGCGTAGTTCATTGCTCTTTCTTGCTGCTGACGAGCCTCTTCTTGCTGTCTCTGGGCAAGCATCCACGTCACCTGGGAACTAGACAAGTTACATTAATTAGCCATTACTGTTCACCTACAGCTAGAAATACTGTTTTGTTGTCTCACTGGCCGGCTatcaaaaaaacatcaacatcaaTCACTGTCACTATAAGACCACCTGGTAGGCTGCACATTCAAATTCTAATCCCAGTCTCACACGATAGGCACTCAACTGAAGAATGAGCCTTGGTCCAAACGAACACTTATTAAAGTACACAGACTGTAAATATTAGGAATCAAAGGAGCCATCCAAGTGTTGAAACTGAAACTTAGCAGTGAAATGTTACGAATGACAAGTGAAAATTACAGCACAAAACTAAGGGCCAACGTGTACGAAAGCTtaaattccattcatttaaataaaatcatcacAAAAGCTTAACAGCCCCAAGTCAATCGTAGTCTGTTCTTTTGTATTCGACTGGTCAACAATCAGAGATcaaagtggactttcctgaaaatacAAATGCGAGCACGCATATATagacactgtatatatatgagagatTTTAACTGACTTACCAAGTTTGTCGACCTTTCTAATGTAgtcggaccaaaaaaaaaatctcccttcAAGTCCTTTTCCTCAAGCCATGACCACTTGAACGTTTTCCTAACACGCGCGTCTATTGCACGTAGGTCAGCTTGCCTGTCTACCTGTTTGAACATTGCGCTGGAGCCGTACCTGGCCGATCACacatgaattagtttacacaaaacacTATTCAAATATTGgcattcaatgattaatctgccttttgtgtgcaccctttgtggcttccgttttcgccgaaatttcgaaatctccgagatatgtcgaggccatgagaatgcgaggAGAGGGATGTTACTGTTAATGTTAGTGCCTCAATATGGCTACGATCGTGAAAGCcaaacaacaaactcaaacgcgtgttcgttcaatgttgtcaactaatatccaAATTAATTTTAGGCATTCTTTCCTCAATGTTCCGTaggaattttcatgaaaatgtgaaaatctgaAATCCCGGGAAAATACGGAGGACTTTCATCACTGAACAATTAGAAAGTCATAACTAAAACGAAATACGAATCGACTTCAATCCAAGCGGAATTAATAGAGAATTTCAACGACTCCAATGTAGCAGACAGTGAAGTCTATAGATTTGCGTACTTGTAATCCATGGGGGTCTGATGATGCTGAGATGCCTGTTGGTGGTGTTGTTGTGGGTGTTGCTGGGGCGGCGGCTGGTCGTGAGGGAGGGCGTAGACACCCATGTAGCTGTCATCACGACCCCGTTTCGGGTCTCGCATGGCAGTGGAGGTGAGGTGGGGCGATGGCAACATGACTGGGGTTTGAATGCCTTGCGGCCACACCTCGCTGCTACTGCTTTCCTCTGGAAGGAAAGGAAAAGACAGATGAAACATGAACACCGGTTCCATCCCAGTTACGTAGACTTCACTTTGCACAGATGGCTTGTAGTTTTTGTCAACGTTTCAATCAAAATTCCTGTGATGACAGCAACTTGATCCAAACTCCACTACAGTCACCACCTTGGGTGATCCAGTACTGAATTGCATTTTCTCGTTGTTGATGAAATGATGCGGAAATTGTGGTTATTAGTAGGCTTCTACCATCTGCTGTTTTATCCCTTTGCCCATCGACTCGACTGCGAGAGCCAAGATGCTTGGAACGCATTGAAAACGTTGAAAGACATTCTTGCTTTTCTGGACTTCAACTGTACTATTGCAGCCACGTATTAATGCATGCCACTCTCATGGCTAACGGGATTGTTTATAGGTGGTAGTGTAACAGAAAAGCGAGACTTGTTCTGAGTGTTAAACAATGCAGAGAAATCAGATTGCCAAATGCTCACCACCTTCTGGCAGCTTCCGCTTTGCTACAGAAGTTCCAGTTGTAGTAGCAGGAGCCTTGGTCTTTTTCGACCGAATGGAGGAGCCTCTGCTGGAGTAGCCACTCATCACCGACATCGTGTCGTCATCACCGCCAGCCTGTAGGGAATTCCTGTATGAAATGAGGGGGAGCCAGCAGTCCTCTCTTTGCAGTGCCATCTGGAACGTCATGAAACGCTCCAAGTACATGTGGCTGTGGAGAAATGGAAAAGTGACAGGGATTAGAGAAACAAACACACGCTGCCACCAAAAAGAACAAATACTCCAAAGAAGGCAGGTTTTGAATGAAGaattaagtctttttttaattttgtcacaaACACCTGTTGCACTGAGCCTCCCACTTCGTAGCACAACAGAAATCAAACTTACACAGTCCTCTTGTCCTGTTTCATCAGCTTAGAGGAGAATTCGCTGAGGATGTCTAAGAAAGCCAAGTTGAGGGGAGGGCCTCCTTCTCCCTGGGGACTTGGATCTTTAAAAGAAAACTCTATTCCATCCCTAGGATATAAGCAAATGTGGACAAGAAGAAAAGGAAGCATTGAGGTGGCAAGAGGGGGTGTTTCAttggctttaaatgcattaaatCTTACATTGAAGCTTTTGATTTAATTTCTTATATTATTGATGTGGTGTTTGCAAGTTGGAACGTCCAAGGTgaacaaacatgaaagaaaagtCGTACTTGTGCAGCATGGCAATGGCATCTCTGGTTTTCACTTGGTCAAGGCCAAAGGTTAGAGAAAATCGACGGGCCAACTCTTTGATTCCACAGAAAGCAGAGGAGGAGCGATCGAACCCATGGCCCAGTTCTGACAGCATCTCGTTGAAAAGCTaagagagacagagaggaaaCATTTGTATTAACATTTGCAATATGGCTCAAACAAATTGGAAGCTACCGAATGCCTGGATGAAAGAAACTGAGCAAAACTGAACACTGACCTGCTGAAGGCTGAGGATGAGGGTTTTGGCGCACTGAATCTTGTCAATTTGCCGCGTCTTACTCATTGTTTCCTTTATAATGTCGCCATAATCATTGTAATACTGCATaaatgaagggggggggcacatagtTAGTTGCAAAGATAGTTTTGGATGTGGTGCTCCTGCTTCAAAGAATGTGGATTGGAAACAAAATCATCCTTAAAtaaattatgattaaaaaaaacaaactaacccTCATGTACTGTTTGAAAATGTCAGCTCCGGTTTTCATTTCGACCACACAGTAGATGATCAGTTTACAATAGCCAGCCAGGAGGTTTCTCCTCTTGTGTAATGCTTCAATTTTCACTGCCTCATCGTCCTGTTGGCCATCTAAAGACAGAAAACAATCCAAATATTAGTCTTCACAACAAATACTAGTTAACACATCGTAAAGTAATCCCCTTTTTCGTTTACTATCATCTATATAGGCCAAAGGTTGAAGTAAAATCATGTCAATTACAATGATCAATTTCTTTGAAATGATAAGTAGATTTAGGAGGAcggtttgtttttctgttgtggcaaaatcatttatttttgcctttgaggtCACACTTGTTCCAGATGTCATGACCACTCTTTTCAGGCGTTCCAGAAATTAATGGCAAAGAGATGAAACTGAGGGAGGTCAGAGTGACCTTGGATTTTCAAAATCTAATCAGGTCTTCTCTGATTCTTTGTAGAAATTCCTTGAAAGCAGtcatacatatcactttcacAAGAATAGGATGTAAACAGAAGTTAAAACAAAATGCCCCTGGCCATGGCTGCTGCCAGCTCATGAAAAGGCATGGAAAAACTATAGGCCATGTGGCTTCGACCTTTGCAAGGCCCGTTTGAACTTTTGATTAGATTGGtctgaaaacaacacaaaagctGAAAGCAATTTAAAAGCAGGAGCGCAGTGAATATGTGCTCTAGTCAAAATAGGCCTTTCCAAATGAACTCACGTATTTCCGCACCGCTTCTGTGTGAATATTTGTTATCTGGAGCAATAGCACAACCAAAGCCAATGCAAATTTTAAATTTCTATACAATATTGACTTTAGCATTCTTGAGGAACGATATTTTTAAAACGATGcatgttttgtatttaaatacacaatgtgtgtaattcttttttgtgtgtgtttagttttataCTAAATGCCAACTGCTTACAGCTTAAAGGACGCTGAGTGATGACAGAATCACTTATGCTACACGCATGCTACGCTGCCTACATGGCGCATTCAGGGTACTTTCTCTACGTCGGGAACTTGTAAACATCCCGTACTTTTCTGCATAATAATCATTTTTCTTCTACGATGTTTTAAAGATCAAGAGATCTAGTCATACAAGCTCCTCCTCGTCATTGGAACCATTGCACGTATGCATGGCAGCGAACTGAAATCATACAAAATCAAACGATGCCCAACCCTAGTTCTCAACACACCCAACTGAGCAGCGGATACATATTTGCTTGTACCTGTGCTATTGGTGTCATCATCCTGGTCTATGAAAACATGATTTAGGATGAAGGAAAGCAGTTCAGACTGAAGCGAGTCCTCAGGGGAATAAACCAAGGGCTCCAGGTGTTCTCTGCCACCAGCCACCATTTGGTGGCTGAAGATGAGCAGGAGGTCACAAAGGATGGTGAATGCCTGCagtggaaagaaaaggaaaacgtAGTAATAACCTGTATACTCCCCTACATAACAATACAGGAGGAGTCCTAAAATATAACAATGAGTCACAGGATTTCTCATCGCTTAAGTCCAAGGTACTTTTTACCTGTTCTTTAACAGCTGTATTGATATTCGTGAGGTATCGTTGACACATCATACAGAAGGCCCTCATCTGTTTCCTCAAGGTAACCATGTCCTCCTGAAAGGTCAGATAGTGATTTGACCGGCACAGTCATGCTTCACAGAAGTACACTGACGTTGGGCGAGTCGACACTCACCTTTCGGGAGCTGCCTTCAGATAACTTGGCCAGCTGCCACAGGATGACATAGTGGGTGCACTGCAGTGAATGGATGACTATCTGCTCAAAAAAGAGATGAACATTAAAATTGCAAATGCTGATCAGAGTGGGCTTAATTTTGAGAACATGACAGTCAATGCATTCAATCAATTTAtttgaaagtgtttttaaatAACCTGCTCGGGCATATCGCCATTCTCGATCCCTGTATTGAGCAACTTAAAGTTGCTGGTGAACAGATCCCATCCAGAGAGATCATGTGCACTACAAGATATACAAATAATCAAGTTAAAAGAAGACACTTCTCACTTACATTCGTCATCATGGACAGACATGAGAAAGAGCAGCCTACAAATAGAAGACATTCATACTTGTGAAAAGCTGTGATCCTTTTTAGAGTTGACAAAACCTGATAAGCATCGTCTTCATCAGTTTCTTCACCCTGGAAAGAGACATTCAGTTCAATGAACAATACTTGTGATGGGCTTGGCAAAACGAATGCATCGTCGAGTTCCATATGACGAGTTCATAATAGTGAAGCCTTGGTGAAGGTTGTGACAACAGGTTGCGTCTCTGCCAAAAGAATCACAATTCTTCCCTTCAAGCCAGTGTGAAAAGGAACCCGAAAGAAGGAGAAAGGATTCAAGTATGTATGTATGATTGTTTTTATTGGGCTATTTAATTTATGAATATCATGCTTCTATGTACTCCTGTATTAGTGTCCCCTTGTGTTCAGACTTAGACACGACATAATCAAAATGCCTTGTGTGACATCTGACATTTTAAGTGAAACGTGTAGCCATATAGGAAGAAGATGCAGTTGGATGTTCAATATGTCAGTTATGACAAGTTGTTCGTTTAAAAAGTGTTACATTTGAGTAAAAGTTATGCAATGGTAAAGAATAAAATGCTTTGTGTTTTCCGAACAATTTCTGACTGTAATAAAAGTAATTCTTTACAATTGTAAGATGTAATGACATTATGAAGTATCACATATCGGTGCACAGTGTTGGTTCGTACTCAAATCTAAGTACTTCCACTCGTATTTGGTCTGAAAAAAGTGGTATCAGCCCATCCCAACCTAATATGATTCCAGaagtacacaaaaataaatattaaaataaattctGCATGAACTGCAGCATTTTGGGTGACATGGCACAATTAACCCATTAATTAACATTAAATTACTACTTAAGATGAGCATCTAAAAGGAAAAGACTAAAAGTAAGAATCTTtcttaaacaaattaaaaaagggGGGCGTGAGAATAATCAAGTATGGTTATCAGGAAGAGGGCTTACAAAAAGTCAACTTTGACTCATACCTCTTGGAGAAAATCCTCCAGTAGCCTGTTGAACTTGTCCACCAGCTCATCCAGCAGCTGGGAGCGGGCAATGTCGACCCTGTTAAATATTGTGAACTCTTCATTGCACAAGGCATGGTACGTCTTAGAGCATGTCTCCAAAActtctgtgtctgtgtgcttcTCCACAATTTCCTTGATTTGGCGGAGCAGGGCTTCAAGGTGCTGCAGTCAACAGTAAACAGATAACACAgtcaacaaagtccaaaatgTGGGATTGAAAATGCGCACTGATGAATTGGTAATATTTATACAGTGCAACAACAACACGTCTGGAGGTACTTTTTCGATTTCTCAAGGTCACCTTACAAcataatgtaaataaatacaagtagGAATCCCATAAAAGTAACAAATTGCATAAAAATGGAGTATTTAGATCA
This window of the Hippocampus zosterae strain Florida chromosome 1, ASM2543408v3, whole genome shotgun sequence genome carries:
- the stag2b gene encoding cohesin subunit SA-2 isoform X2, whose translation is MIAAPEIPADFPYAQDTDTQFSSDTDFSEDPDGRTSNSAKGKGGKKGKKPAGDKSKGGKGAGRINGHHQENGMENMMLFEVVKLGRSAMQSVVDEWIESYKHDRDVALLDLINFFIQCSGCKGVVSGEMFRNMQNSEIIRRMTEEFDEDSGDYPLTIAGPLWKKFKSSFCEFISVLVRQCQYSIIYDEYMMDTVISLLTGLSDSQVRAFRHTSTLAAMKLMTALVNVALNLSINMDNTQRQYEAERNKMVAKRANDRLELLLQKRKELQENQDEIENMMNAIFKGVFVHRYRDSIAEIRAICIEEIGVWMKLYSDAFLNDSYLKYVGWTMHDKQGEVRLKCLTALQGLYYNRELNARLELFTSRFKDRIVSMTLDKEYDVAVQAIKLLTLVLNSTDEVLTPEDCESVYHLVYSAHRPVAVAAGEFLYKKLFSQREPEEEGAPKRRGRQSPNANLIKTTVFFFLESELHEHAAYLVDSLWDCGPELLKDWDCTISLLLDDPFAGEEALTDRQETALIEIMLCTVRQAAECHPPVGRGTGKRVMTAKEKKTQLDDRTRMTELFAVSLPPLLAKYAVDAEKVTNLLQLPQFFDLEIYTTGRLEKHLEALLRQIKEIVEKHTDTEVLETCSKTYHALCNEEFTIFNRVDIARSQLLDELVDKFNRLLEDFLQEGEETDEDDAYQVLSTLKRITAFHNAHDLSGWDLFTSNFKLLNTGIENGDMPEQIVIHSLQCTHYVILWQLAKLSEGSSRKEDMVTLRKQMRAFCMMCQRYLTNINTAVKEQAFTILCDLLLIFSHQMVAGGREHLEPLVYSPEDSLQSELLSFILNHVFIDQDDDTNSTDGQQDDEAVKIEALHKRRNLLAGYCKLIIYCVVEMKTGADIFKQYMRYYNDYGDIIKETMSKTRQIDKIQCAKTLILSLQQLFNEMLSELGHGFDRSSSAFCGIKELARRFSLTFGLDQVKTRDAIAMLHKDGIEFSFKDPSPQGEGGPPLNLAFLDILSEFSSKLMKQDKRTVHMYLERFMTFQMALQREDCWLPLISYRNSLQAGGDDDTMSVMSGYSSRGSSIRSKKTKAPATTTGTSVAKRKLPEEESSSSEVWPQGIQTPVMLPSPHLTSTAMRDPKRGRDDSYMGVYALPHDQPPPQQHPQQHHQQASQHHQTPMDYNSQVTWMLAQRQQEEARQQQERAMNYAKLRTNLQHAIRRGTGLMEEDEEPIVEDVMMSSEGRMDDLNEGMDFDTMDIDLPPSKNRRERSELKPDYFDPASIMDESVLGVSMF
- the stag2b gene encoding cohesin subunit SA-2 isoform X1, coding for MIAAPEIPADFPYAQDTDTQFSSDTDFSEDPDGRTSNSAKGKGGKKGKKPAGDKSKGGKGAGRINGHHQENGMENMMLFEVVKLGRSAMQSVVDEWIESYKHDRDVALLDLINFFIQCSGCKGVVSGEMFRNMQNSEIIRRMTEEFDEDSGDYPLTIAGPLWKKFKSSFCEFISVLVRQCQYSIIYDEYMMDTVISLLTGLSDSQVRAFRHTSTLAAMKLMTALVNVALNLSINMDNTQRQYEAERNKMVAKRANDRLELLLQKRKELQENQDEIENMMNAIFKGVFVHRYRDSIAEIRAICIEEIGVWMKLYSDAFLNDSYLKYVGWTMHDKQGEVRLKCLTALQGLYYNRELNARLELFTSRFKDRIVSMTLDKEYDVAVQAIKLLTLVLNSTDEVLTPEDCESVYHLVYSAHRPVAVAAGEFLYKKLFSQREPEEEGAPKRRGRQSPNANLIKTTVFFFLESELHEHAAYLVDSLWDCGPELLKDWDCTISLLLDDPFAGEEALTDRQETALIEIMLCTVRQAAECHPPVGRGTGKRVMTAKEKKTQLDDRTRMTELFAVSLPPLLAKYAVDAEKVTNLLQLPQFFDLEIYTTGRLEKHLEALLRQIKEIVEKHTDTEVLETCSKTYHALCNEEFTIFNRVDIARSQLLDELVDKFNRLLEDFLQEGEETDEDDAYQVLSTLKRITAFHNAHDLSGWDLFTSNFKLLNTGIENGDMPEQIVIHSLQCTHYVILWQLAKLSEGSSRKEDMVTLRKQMRAFCMMCQRYLTNINTAVKEQAFTILCDLLLIFSHQMVAGGREHLEPLVYSPEDSLQSELLSFILNHVFIDQDDDTNSTDGQQDDEAVKIEALHKRRNLLAGYCKLIIYCVVEMKTGADIFKQYMRYYNDYGDIIKETMSKTRQIDKIQCAKTLILSLQQLFNEMLSELGHGFDRSSSAFCGIKELARRFSLTFGLDQVKTRDAIAMLHKDGIEFSFKDPSPQGEGGPPLNLAFLDILSEFSSKLMKQDKRTVHMYLERFMTFQMALQREDCWLPLISYRNSLQAGGDDDTMSVMSGYSSRGSSIRSKKTKAPATTTGTSVAKRKLPEGEESSSSEVWPQGIQTPVMLPSPHLTSTAMRDPKRGRDDSYMGVYALPHDQPPPQQHPQQHHQQASQHHQTPMDYNSQVTWMLAQRQQEEARQQQERAMNYAKLRTNLQHAIRRGTGLMEEDEEPIVEDVMMSSEGRMDDLNEGMDFDTMDIDLPPSKNRRERSELKPDYFDPASIMDESVLGVSMF